The Fuscovulum sp. sequence CGCAAAACGGATAGTCACATTCTGTCTGTCCTCGCACAGTGATTTCGCTGGGTGCATGCCTTGTCGCCGCCCCGCCCTCTGACCGAAACCAGCGCCACAGGAGCCGACATGCCCATTTCTCGCCTCACCGCTCTCGCCGCTGCCGCTGCCGCTGCCCTTTTGTCTGCCATGGCGGTTCCCGCCGCTGCAAAGGTCGTTTCCGAACCCCGAATGGCCTCGCATTGCGCGGAGGCGGCGGCGACCGAGCTTGGTGTGATGATGAACGATGTGCTCACCCTTCCGGTCGAACGGACCAGCGGCAAATATCACGTTTATGGGCAGTATCCCGCCAGCGGCCAGAACGTCACCCTGTTCGAATGCCAGTATGACGCCAACAAGAACTTCCTGAACATCAGCGTGCAGGGCCACCATGGCCACCACACCAACACCGCCGGTGCCGCGCCCCGCACGGCCCAGCGCGCCTGCACCGACATGGTCGGTGTTCCGGTGCAGATTGAAAAGGTCTCGCCGCTTCGTCCGGGTTTTCACGAGATCATCATGAAGGAAGTGAACTCTCCGCGTCGGGTGGCCTGCACGGTTTCCGACAGTGGCAGCATCGAGGATTGGGTCGAGATGAACTGATCCCGGTCGCATCACTGATTGTGTCCGCGTAACGAGTGATCAGGTCCGGGCGGCGTGGAATCCTCGTCAGCACTGCCCGGACCGGGTGCATGGTTTCCCTCCAGAGTAAGACATCCCCGTCATGACACCGGACCAGATCATTGCCGTCGTCACGGCTCTCCTTACCGGCGCACCTGATCCCGCCGCGTTTCCGGCGATTGCGGCGGGCGGCGCCGATCCGCGCTATCCGGTCATGATCGAAGCTTGTCCAGCGAGTTCCGTCCCCCCGACCGAGGTCGAGGGCAGCACGGTCATCTGCGGGCGTGTGAACGTGCCAGAGGATCACGGAAAACCAGACGGAACTCGTATCGATCTGGCCTTCGCGGTGCTAAAAGCGCGCACGCAAAGCCCGGTGCCCGACCCGGTGATCTACCTGCATGGCGGGCCGGGAGGTGGCGCGATCCTGGGACTTGCCGGCATCGTCCATCCGCTGTTCGACGGCTATCGGACACGCCGCGACGTGGTGACCTTCGATCAACGTGCGGCTGGCATCTCCTCGGACATGGTGACCTGTTTCAACACGCTCGGCGGCAATATCTTTGAACTTCTGGTGCCGGGTGCAGCGGCCGAAGGGTCCGATGACAAGCTTTTCAAGGATTGCGCGACGGAGCTTTCATCAAGCGGGAACGATCTGACCGCCTATAACACCGTTCAGAACGCGCTGGATGTTCAGGCGCTTATGCTGGCCCTTGGGTACCGGGAGTACAACATCTACGGCGTATCCTACGGCACGACCTTGGGGCTTGAGGTGATGCGCTCGGCACCGGACGGAGTGCGCTCGGTGGTGCTGGATAGCGTCAGCCCGCCGCAGGCCAAGGTCTATGATGAAAACATCAAGCCCGAAGTCGAATCCATCCAGGCCGTCATCGATCAATGCGCAGCGGATACCGATTGCGCAAAGGCCTACCCGAACCTCGAAGCTGTACTATTCCGCGTGGCCGAACAGCTGGAGAAGGCGCCGATCCCGGCTGCGCGCGGCAAGCCGGAAGTGACGATCCAGTCGCTGATCGACCTCTTCGCCAAGCGAAACCAGTTCGGTCGCCTGCCGAACGCGACCCGATTGATCCCGCTGATCCTGACGGAATGGGACAAAGGCGATACAACAACTTGGGACCTGCTGATTTCGGGGGCGACAAACGCACTACCTACGACTGCCCAACGAGTGGCACCCTTTGCCGATCGCCTGACACCAGACCAGCAGACGCTGGCCGGGCTCCTTCTCGAAATGGCCGCCAACGAAAGCCGGGAGGATCAGGCGCAGGCCGCCGCGACGCAGGCGCTGGCTG is a genomic window containing:
- a CDS encoding alpha/beta fold hydrolase — encoded protein: MTPDQIIAVVTALLTGAPDPAAFPAIAAGGADPRYPVMIEACPASSVPPTEVEGSTVICGRVNVPEDHGKPDGTRIDLAFAVLKARTQSPVPDPVIYLHGGPGGGAILGLAGIVHPLFDGYRTRRDVVTFDQRAAGISSDMVTCFNTLGGNIFELLVPGAAAEGSDDKLFKDCATELSSSGNDLTAYNTVQNALDVQALMLALGYREYNIYGVSYGTTLGLEVMRSAPDGVRSVVLDSVSPPQAKVYDENIKPEVESIQAVIDQCAADTDCAKAYPNLEAVLFRVAEQLEKAPIPAARGKPEVTIQSLIDLFAKRNQFGRLPNATRLIPLILTEWDKGDTTTWDLLISGATNALPTTAQRVAPFADRLTPDQQTLAGLLLEMAANESREDQAQAAATQALAASLKARATGASDLSGRLGDMMQAAVVGTRSRDAMLAFLQAVGALVPTPPSREALRDLITTHVPAADQPDVLAVLDAMTDADVTAFFADISGQARGAFHNVVGGIDLFVVACQESMPFNSREGFEAFNASVKFPFLQRDTGSQAEMFDLCELFTPVPREGYHEPVQSDIPALVLYGLNDTQTSSADALDTAANLGNARALGFPEAGHGALIFSQCAKDIGMAFIEQPGAELATACIESLKPQWVLPPG